One window of Candidatus Methylomirabilis sp. genomic DNA carries:
- the leuC gene encoding 3-isopropylmalate dehydratase large subunit codes for MTKTLLDKVWRAHTVRTLPSGQTQLFIGLHLIHEVTSPQAFQMLREAGLTVRFPDRTFATLDHIVPTASQLRPFADAMAEEMTVHLTRNCKEFGISFFDLDNDRQGIVHVIGPELGLTQPGMTIACGDSHTSTHGALGALAFGIGTSQVRDILATQCLAMAKPKLRQIRVEGRLARGVYAKDVILTIIGRLGVNGGVGYAYEYAGSAIHTMSMEERLTICNMSIEGGARVGYVNPDVTTFEYLRGRPFAPQGEAFDRAVTWWRGMATDPDASFDDVVLLHAPSIEPMLTWGINPGQSIGVSERIPHPHDAPDVDRAAWAEALAFMDLESGRPIAGTPIDVAFIGSCTNGRLSDLRVAAEVVRGQTVAKGIRALVVPGSQAVARAAEAEGLHEIFLTAGFEWRKAGCSLCLGMNEDKLTGREICAASSNRNFKGRMGSPTGRTLLMSPAMVAAAAIQGRVTDVREMLP; via the coding sequence ATGACTAAAACCCTTCTTGACAAGGTCTGGCGGGCCCACACGGTTCGAACGCTGCCTTCGGGACAGACGCAGCTTTTCATCGGCCTGCACCTGATCCACGAGGTGACCAGCCCGCAGGCTTTTCAGATGCTGCGGGAGGCGGGGCTCACCGTCCGCTTCCCGGATCGGACCTTTGCCACCCTCGACCACATCGTCCCCACCGCCTCGCAACTCCGCCCCTTCGCCGACGCGATGGCCGAGGAGATGACCGTCCACCTGACCAGAAACTGCAAGGAGTTCGGCATCTCGTTCTTTGACCTGGACAACGACCGACAAGGGATCGTTCACGTCATCGGACCGGAGCTTGGCCTGACCCAGCCGGGCATGACCATCGCCTGCGGCGACAGCCACACCTCCACCCACGGGGCGTTAGGGGCACTGGCGTTCGGCATCGGCACCAGCCAGGTGCGCGATATCCTGGCGACCCAATGTCTGGCGATGGCGAAGCCAAAGCTCCGGCAAATCCGGGTAGAAGGCAGGCTGGCGCGTGGGGTCTACGCCAAGGATGTGATTCTGACGATCATTGGCAGGTTAGGTGTGAATGGGGGGGTGGGTTACGCCTATGAGTACGCGGGATCAGCAATTCATACGATGTCGATGGAAGAGCGCCTAACTATCTGTAACATGAGCATCGAGGGCGGGGCGCGCGTCGGCTATGTGAACCCCGACGTTACCACTTTCGAATATCTCAGGGGACGCCCCTTCGCGCCACAGGGCGAGGCGTTTGACCGGGCGGTAACCTGGTGGAGGGGCATGGCGACAGATCCAGATGCTTCTTTCGACGATGTCGTGCTCCTCCACGCCCCCTCGATCGAGCCGATGCTCACCTGGGGCATCAACCCCGGGCAATCGATCGGAGTCAGTGAACGGATCCCGCATCCACACGACGCACCCGATGTGGACCGGGCTGCCTGGGCCGAGGCGCTGGCCTTCATGGACCTTGAGTCCGGCCGGCCGATCGCCGGGACGCCGATCGATGTCGCCTTCATCGGCTCCTGCACTAACGGGCGTCTCTCTGACTTGCGGGTTGCGGCCGAGGTCGTTCGGGGGCAAACGGTGGCGAAGGGGATCCGGGCCCTTGTTGTGCCCGGTTCTCAGGCGGTGGCGCGAGCGGCCGAGGCCGAGGGATTGCACGAGATCTTTCTGACGGCCGGGTTTGAGTGGCGCAAGGCGGGCTGTTCGCTCTGTCTTGGGATGAATGAGGATAAGCTGACAGGCCGGGAGATCTGCGCCGCGTCCAGCAACCGAAACTTCAAGGGACGCATGGGCAGCCCCACAGGCCGGACCCTCCTGATGAGCCCGGCCATGGTGGCTGCGGCAGCCATCCAAGGGCGGGTCACGGACGTGCGAGAGATGCTACCGTGA
- the leuD gene encoding 3-isopropylmalate dehydratase small subunit has translation MRQDDIRRRITGRAISLPGNDIDTDRIIPARFLKCITFEGLEAHVFEDDRRQMPDHPFNQARYRGATILVAGQNFGCGSSREHAPEALRRWGIRGIVGESFAEIFFGNCTAIGLPCLTSHRKDLTELAEVLAQHPDQEIVLDLENRLVRFGDQTIPAMIPDGARNQLLTGTWNAMGVLLEAGNEIDRVARSLPYVNGY, from the coding sequence GTGAGACAGGACGATATTCGACGCCGGATCACCGGTCGCGCGATTTCGCTTCCCGGCAACGACATCGACACTGACCGGATCATCCCCGCCCGCTTCCTGAAATGCATCACCTTCGAGGGGCTTGAGGCGCACGTCTTTGAGGACGACCGCCGCCAGATGCCGGATCATCCATTCAACCAGGCCCGGTACCGTGGGGCGACGATCCTGGTCGCCGGCCAGAACTTCGGCTGCGGTTCCTCGCGAGAGCACGCCCCGGAGGCGCTCAGGCGCTGGGGCATCCGAGGTATCGTGGGCGAGTCGTTCGCCGAGATCTTCTTCGGTAACTGTACGGCGATCGGGCTCCCCTGCCTGACGTCGCACCGGAAGGACCTGACGGAATTGGCGGAGGTCCTGGCGCAGCATCCGGATCAGGAGATCGTGCTCGATCTGGAGAATCGTCTGGTGCGCTTTGGCGACCAGACGATTCCCGCCATGATCCCGGACGGCGCCCGCAATCAGCTCCTGACGGGGACCTGGAACGCGATGGGCGTCCTGCTGGAGGCCGGCAACGAGATCGACCGGGTCGCCAGAAGCCTCCCTTACGTCAACGGCTACTAA
- the pcaD gene encoding 3-oxoadipate enol-lactonase, translated as MRLTANGIDIHYTIEGEGPVVTMSHALGCNLALWNEQAKALSARYRVLRYDTRGHGASSAPPGPYSLEQMADDLYGLLTGLGVRQTHLVGISMGGMIGQIFALKYPMLLQSLVLCSTTSRYPTAVRSAWVERIRTVEANGVEPMVEPAIQRWFTPSFREHQPDVMDRVRVMLRSTPAQGYIGCCYAIPTIDVTDRLGEVHCPALVISGKEDPGTPVAMAQDIHAALPSSKLAILPSASHLCNLEQCEAFNGILLGFLDKVTG; from the coding sequence ATGAGGCTCACGGCGAACGGCATCGACATCCACTACACGATTGAGGGAGAGGGCCCGGTGGTGACCATGAGTCACGCCCTCGGGTGCAATCTCGCCCTCTGGAATGAGCAGGCTAAAGCACTCAGTGCGCGCTATCGGGTGCTCAGATACGACACGCGAGGGCATGGCGCCAGCAGCGCGCCCCCAGGCCCCTACAGCCTGGAGCAGATGGCTGACGACCTGTACGGTCTGCTCACCGGGCTTGGCGTCAGGCAGACGCACCTCGTGGGAATTTCGATGGGCGGGATGATCGGCCAGATTTTTGCACTAAAGTACCCCATGCTGCTCCAGAGCCTGGTCCTCTGCTCCACCACCAGCCGCTACCCAACGGCCGTGCGGTCGGCCTGGGTGGAGCGGATCCGCACGGTGGAAGCGAATGGGGTAGAGCCGATGGTGGAGCCTGCAATTCAGCGCTGGTTTACCCCGTCTTTCCGGGAACACCAACCGGATGTGATGGACCGGGTGCGGGTCATGCTGCGGAGCACGCCGGCGCAAGGATACATTGGCTGCTGCTACGCGATTCCTACCATCGATGTGACTGATCGGCTCGGTGAAGTTCACTGCCCGGCTCTTGTGATCTCGGGTAAAGAAGACCCCGGAACTCCCGTTGCTATGGCGCAGGACATCCACGCTGCGCTACCCTCTTCCAAGCTTGCCATCCTCCCCTCGGCGTCGCATCTGTGCAACCTGGAGCAATGCGAGGCGTTCAACGGTATTCTGCTCGGATTCCTCGACAAGGTAACCGGCTAA
- a CDS encoding transglycosylase domain-containing protein, whose product MVKKWLTVVGSDMRAHIARFTIALRNRLESVGDLTKVARSILPLLSTIFLLTLPLAVGMFLMLYLNGFFRWPDFSRIQDRRETSTLYAEQGEELREYCTYCREIIKLEEMGHFPKLAVLIEDRDFEKRLTPISGRGIMRALWQDLKTLSFEQGGSTITQQVARLLFAEEELRHERETKALSAKLWRKSRELWIATLLEGRLGRKKILELYLNNVFCGHGRYGVKACSDYYFHKEPGELSVAEAAMIIGTWRTPRRSPFIDPNEALKLRGRVLEQLVSRQMITEAQREEFQRLPIPKRQEHDQCRALHVAEFARRQIIEKTRLVDQGLKVHTTVNCSWQRAAAEALHESLGAMKGRNPTLTDLWGVAILIDARTGAIKVFAQEPTFQENEYLLNQIKRHCGSACKPFFYATWIRKGGRLSCKDQGFGPCTLDDSYGRADGRSAIYISMGNGRGRHYIQNFPYEALQRYVDISEPIRCIAESRNACTMSAIRDVRSAARGSRVQRLVYKEEMLQLMARLGMHLQTMDPERAKREGIELIAPEVAKQFSLPEHTINPGLTVAIGSIDVSPLDMTVALTGLMGTRVEPYVIEEIDGPSGEVAYAVTIKEPENVFQKMVEEELSKKLQAEKRRNGYDGELSDDEKKTIEDNAKQEAETLVLAITRALRAPIELPHGTGRLVKTGDQQRHIPKLDFPVMGKTGTATNEKGETTDNWFYGCSPSYCMAVWIGREKKLPMETEIETPSGRKIKRQETGGRNALPVFIKAMQAVYENRPTERFPEATDPTTPFPLSVSSRLSPEMIEDETSAP is encoded by the coding sequence ATGGTTAAGAAATGGCTCACAGTTGTCGGTAGCGATATGAGGGCTCATATCGCTCGGTTCACCATTGCCCTGAGAAATAGGCTTGAGTCGGTGGGTGATCTGACAAAGGTCGCCCGCTCGATCCTGCCGCTGCTCTCGACAATTTTTCTGCTGACGCTTCCTCTTGCCGTCGGGATGTTTCTCATGCTGTACCTCAACGGCTTCTTCCGATGGCCAGACTTCTCGCGGATACAGGATCGTCGTGAAACCAGCACCCTGTATGCGGAGCAGGGTGAAGAGCTGAGAGAGTATTGCACCTACTGCCGCGAGATCATCAAGTTGGAAGAGATGGGACACTTTCCAAAGCTCGCTGTGCTGATAGAGGACAGAGATTTTGAGAAGCGCCTGACGCCTATCAGCGGCCGTGGCATCATGCGCGCGTTGTGGCAGGATCTCAAGACGTTGAGCTTCGAGCAAGGGGGATCGACCATCACCCAGCAGGTTGCGCGCCTGTTGTTTGCGGAAGAGGAACTCCGACACGAGCGGGAGACCAAGGCGTTGAGCGCTAAATTGTGGCGGAAGAGCAGAGAGCTGTGGATCGCGACGCTGCTTGAGGGGCGCCTGGGCAGAAAGAAAATCCTCGAGCTGTACCTCAACAATGTCTTTTGTGGGCATGGGCGATATGGGGTCAAAGCGTGCAGCGATTATTACTTCCATAAAGAGCCGGGAGAGCTGTCCGTTGCAGAAGCCGCGATGATCATTGGAACCTGGAGGACACCGCGGCGCTCCCCATTCATCGACCCGAATGAGGCGTTGAAGCTTCGGGGAAGGGTGCTTGAGCAACTGGTCAGCAGACAGATGATCACTGAAGCGCAGCGAGAGGAATTCCAGCGGCTGCCGATACCAAAACGGCAAGAGCATGACCAATGCAGAGCGCTCCACGTAGCCGAATTCGCTCGACGACAGATCATTGAGAAGACGCGCCTGGTCGATCAGGGGCTCAAGGTCCATACTACCGTCAATTGTAGCTGGCAGCGAGCGGCAGCCGAGGCTCTCCATGAATCGCTGGGGGCCATGAAAGGACGAAATCCTACTCTCACCGATTTGTGGGGGGTAGCCATTCTCATTGATGCCAGGACCGGGGCGATTAAGGTATTTGCGCAAGAGCCGACATTCCAGGAGAATGAATATCTGCTGAACCAGATCAAGCGACACTGCGGATCAGCCTGCAAGCCGTTCTTTTACGCGACGTGGATCCGGAAGGGTGGGCGGCTGTCCTGTAAAGACCAAGGGTTCGGGCCCTGCACGTTGGATGATTCGTACGGCAGGGCTGATGGCAGATCAGCGATCTATATTTCGATGGGTAACGGGCGCGGCAGACACTACATCCAGAACTTCCCGTATGAAGCGTTGCAACGCTATGTCGATATCAGCGAGCCGATCCGTTGTATCGCCGAATCACGAAATGCCTGCACCATGAGTGCGATCAGGGACGTTCGATCAGCAGCCAGAGGTTCACGAGTGCAACGACTTGTCTACAAAGAAGAAATGCTCCAGCTTATGGCCAGACTCGGTATGCACCTTCAGACGATGGACCCCGAACGCGCAAAACGCGAAGGGATCGAACTTATCGCGCCTGAGGTTGCAAAGCAATTTTCGCTTCCCGAGCACACGATTAATCCCGGACTGACGGTTGCGATCGGGTCGATTGATGTCTCACCGCTCGATATGACTGTGGCGTTGACCGGACTTATGGGGACGCGAGTTGAGCCTTATGTGATTGAAGAGATTGATGGTCCATCCGGAGAGGTGGCGTATGCCGTCACGATAAAAGAGCCGGAAAATGTCTTTCAAAAAATGGTCGAGGAAGAGCTGTCGAAAAAGCTCCAGGCCGAAAAGAGACGGAACGGATACGACGGTGAGCTGAGCGACGATGAAAAAAAGACGATTGAAGATAACGCGAAACAAGAGGCCGAAACGCTGGTGCTGGCCATTACACGTGCGCTTCGGGCGCCGATTGAACTTCCCCATGGTACCGGCAGGCTTGTAAAAACAGGTGATCAGCAGCGACATATTCCCAAGCTGGATTTTCCGGTGATGGGCAAGACTGGCACTGCTACCAATGAGAAAGGCGAAACCACCGACAACTGGTTTTATGGCTGTTCACCTTCCTACTGCATGGCGGTCTGGATAGGACGCGAAAAGAAGCTCCCCATGGAGACCGAGATCGAAACTCCAAGTGGCCGGAAGATCAAAAGGCAGGAGACCGGAGGCCGCAATGCGCTTCCCGTATTTATTAAGGCGATGCAGGCGGTCTACGAGAACCGCCCCACAGAGAGATTTCCTGAGGCGACCGATCCGACTACGCCGTTTCCATTGTCCGTGTCGTCACGGCTCTCCCCCGAAATGATCGAGGATGAAACGAGCGCTCCGTAA